The Festucalex cinctus isolate MCC-2025b chromosome 16, RoL_Fcin_1.0, whole genome shotgun sequence sequence TTTAATGATATTTGTCACATCATATtccccttccaaaaaaaaaaaaagacttttcagAACTTGGAATGATCGCTGACTGCTTTgccaacatgtaaaaaaaaaaaaaaaacagaacaggaATGAAAGTAAGCAGAGCCTTGAAGGCGGGATGGTGATTGGATCTGAGCGTTCACAACAAGCAGCCACTTGGAACAACTCTTGATTTCGTCTGGTTGCGATCGCCGCCTTTGTCTGGAAACGTAGAGTTTTAATTACCAACCAGACATGACTAGTCGATGGGGAGGCAGCGACAGATGCCATGCAACAAGACGTTTGGCTTTGACAGGGACGGGGGGGCGGAAGTGTTATCTTTAACAAGGGATATATGTTTGGATTCACTTGGGTTTTTTCATATCACACCCAATAAGAGCACAGATTCATGAATATATTTTGGTAATTTTGAGTTGAATCAGCAGCTTGCATGGACTATATGGCTCATAGTAATAATAAAGTCAAGTTTACTGATTGACTAATGGTGAAGCATAGTAACGTTTCCTAACATGTAATCAGGACACCAGTGTCTCCACACTGCCCCCTTTTGGCCATGGGCAACATTGTGACCTCACGCATAGCCATAAAATGCGCAAAACTTGGCGGCAATAATTTAACACGCACAATGTGATGTTATATCAACccgtatttgtgttttttttgtgtgtgtgtgacatcaGCACAATGTGATGGGAACCATATAACTACAATTATACAAACTCTGGTCTTGAATGCTCTCAAGAGGACATGATATAGCGCCTCTCgacctttacttgtaatgtcATGTCCGAATGGGCTCGACTTGTTTTTCCACTCGTAATCTCTGTGTTTGTGTCTCTCAAAgcttatgggggggggggggggggacagaaTTTCATATCTGCTTGTATTGCAGGGAATCGCACAGTGtgtcacgcgcgcacacacaaaaacaagcgGCGCAGATCTGATTTCCTCCTTGGTCGTGGACTTTTAAAAGGCAGATAATATTCCGCCGACGTTCTTGTGGGAAATTAAAAAGAGGCGCCGGTAAACAACAAGGCGGCAGATATCAATGTTTAACCCCGATAAGAGCCTCATGCGCAGGCTTCGCTCTCGCTGGAATCAGCAatgagcgggaaaaaaaaaaaaaggcgggagGGAAAGCGTCTGAGGCTCAGGTCAGGTATCGTCAATGATGGCGACATTAGTTTAATCGCAGTTGACTCAAGCAAGGTGTATCTGATTATTTTGAAACCAGCAGGGGGCAAAATTGTACGGTCCACCAAGCGTTTAACCCaggagtgtccaaactttttcatgtgagggccacatacagaaaatcaggaggacgcaagggccacataatgttatgaagagaaattgtgtttagtcctaaaaattgtataaataatttatttgtgtttttgcatatttcgaaaaatgctacagtatataaaccaatttatttgtaatatggcagtagggttattatagttttggaatttttcattttagtttttatattgttttgagttctttttttttatttagttagttttaattatttttcagggtggttctgatagttttttattagttttagttatttaataaatgcttagttttagtttagttaggttcagtattttattttttattttttttatttttttttattttttttaatgtgtattactcgtgtgcaacatttaaaaaaaaaaacaccatgggcgcgatgTCATTATTCTTAATctttcaattttgatttttttttttttttgcacatgaggacccttttgccagatgtcacaaatatcaaatattttttgtaaaattagacaatttataaatatatatatatacattttttttaatattgtaatttgttgttttttgcaaaagaaaaaaaatattagtaaaatatAAATACGTACAAATTTATACAAATGTTTTGGGTCAATTGCAAATAGACAATTTTACAttgaaatttaatatttttcataaatgatacatttattgtaaatagCAAATGTTAATAAAATTTTAGTTGTACATTTGtcaattttttaaaactgtttattttttttaaactttgttttaataagaaaaaaataatttacattttaaaaaatttatttacttgGTTAAATGCTTATcgtaaatgtgtaaaatttcattttgtatttattttttaaatatttgattatgATAGATCGTAGTATAAAGGATAGTTTTacagaaacattttaaaatcctTAAAGGACTCTCCATGTTCCAATATAGCCGGCTTTTATGAAGATTATACTCGTTTCTTACAATTAGTACAATAATATTTAATTGCATATcatgctaattttttttattttcacatcacTTATCTTTCAATATAATTCATATTAATTCCAAAAGCATTCCACACGCATTCAAATTGTTAGTACtgtattcagctttcagcatacacacacacagttttctccagaaattgcacgtcTGTTTTGCTTGACAGTTCGTTCCCTTCAGCTCAGCGGCAATATCAAACGTATACagggagtaaaagtaaaaagtcgtcatcaaaaataaataccgtACTCAAAATAGACAGTTCAACAACAATAAGGTTCCACCCTCTATCCATTGTCTTCTTCTTTTGCGCCTCTTCCTTCTTCTTAGCCTGCTGAGAAAATATcagatgctaagctaacgtcaCATCCTCTAAGTTGTGGATTTTCACCTATAAATCAAGGCTCACTTGACTTCCATgcgctaatgctaacagctagctgtaCGCTAAAATGTTGGCGCTCACCTCTCGAGCACCTCAGCATGACGGTCAGCAAAATGCCGCCGCTAACAATTCCCGCCAAGACGAAAAGGCTGTTCCGTTCACGAGGCCGCCACCCCGACGCCATCGCACCTGTCACACAAAAGGTGGAGCTCACTCATTAACGGCAAGTTGTCAGCCATCCCGGCCAGGGTGCCTTACACTCGACGCGGATGCTGTCGGAGACATTCTCCGGATTGCGGCTGGAGGTACACGTGAAGTGTGTGATGTCGCGGAAGGCGAGGGACGCGAGAACAACTCCGCCCTTGCCGTCCTGGTCGCACATGTTGTAGGCGGTCCCAAGTGGGGGTTTGACCATCCAAGATAGGTTGGCGTCCAAATCCGGGGACAAACATCGGAGTCCCACCCAGCAACCGCCGTCCGAATGCACGGAAAACAGCGTTCGTATATTTGGTTTCTGGAGGTGTCCTGTGTGGGGACAGCAAACTATGTGAGCTAGTTAGTACGCTAACTAGCTCACGTGGTGCCCAGAGACTTACTTTTCACCACTAGTTTCACCACTCTCTCCACGCTGCGCTTCTCCGTATCCACTAGTTCCACGCTGTAGTCCACGGCGTCCTCCTGGCTCACGTTGCGGATCGTTAGGTCGCCTAGTGACAAGCGCGGACACGGTCAAACCAGGATTTTAAAATTatacttagtttttattttgttttgacctttgttttataaattattttagttttaatgtttttattgcaagttcttcttcttctttttttttttaaatgaccatgtatagtatggcgtttaaaaaacaacaacaaaaaacgaccatttatagtatggcgttttaaaaaacaaaaaaaacaaaacgaccatgtatactcaagcgttttttgtttgtttgtttgttttttatttaaaaaaaaaaaaaaaaaaaaaaaaaaaaaaaacatgtataatcaggctttttttttttttttgtttttttgttttttcaaagacctgctcagtggtcaagtggtagagtgtgctcagtggtcaagtggtagagtgtccaccctgagactgggaggtaatgggttcaatcccccggccgggtcaaagactataaaaataaacgaccatggatatagtaagctgttttttgttttgtttttttgtttgtttgttttttaaaagaagaaaacgaccatgtatagtaaggcatttaaaaaacaaaaacaaaaaacgaccatgtatactaaggcgttttttttttttttttttttttaaacgaccatgtatagtatggcgtttaaaaaaaacaaaacaaaaccaaaaaaaaacgaccatgtagaggcagccgttttttttttttttttgttttttgtttttttccaaacgaccatgtatagtatggcgttgttgttttttttaaaacatcgaccatgtccgttttttgttttgttttaaacgaacacgtatagtatggcgtttaaaaaaataaaaaataaaaaaacgaccatttatactaaggcgtttaaaaacaaacaaacaataaaaaacgaccatgtatagtaaggctttttttttctcccagaaaaacgaccatgtatagtaaggcattttttttctcccaaaaaaacccgaccatgtatagtaaggcattttttttctcccaaaaaaacgaccatgtatagtaaggcaaaaaaaaattccccccaaaaaacgaccatgtatagtaaggcatgtttttttctcccaaaaacacgaccatgtatagtaaggcatttttgtttctcccaaaaaaacgaccatgtatagtaaggcttttttttttctcccagaaaaatgaccatgtatagtaaggcttttttttttctcccagaaaaacgaccatgtatagtaaggctgttttttttctcccagaaaaacgaccatgtatagtaaggcattttttttctcccaaaaaaacgaccatgtatagtaaggcttttttttttctccccaaaaaacgaccatgtatagtaaggcattttttttctccccaaaaaacgaccatgtatagtaaggcattttttttctccgaaaaaaaaccgaccatgtatagtaaggcatcttttttctccccaaaaaaacggaccatgtatagtgaggcattttatttctccccaaaaaacgaccatgtatagtaaggcattttgtttctccgaaaaaaaaaaaccgaccatgtatagtaaggctttttttttctccgaaaaaaaacgaccatgtatagtaaggcattttttttctcccaaaaaaacgaccatgtatagtaaggctttttttttctccgaaaaaaaacgaccatgtatagtaaggcattttttttctcccaaaaaaacgaccatgtatagtaaggcttttttttctcccaaaaaaatgaccatgtatagtaaggcttttttttttctccccaaaaaacaaccatgtatagtaaggctttttttttctcccagaaaaacgaccatgtatagtaaggcattttttttctcccaaaaaaacgaccatgtatagtaaggcaaaaaaaaattccccccaaaaaacgaccatgtatagtaaggcatgtttttttctcccaaaaacacgaccatgtatagtaaggcatttttgtttctcccaaaaaaacgaccatgtatagtaaggcttttttttttctcccagaaaaatgaccatgtatagtaaggcttttttttttctcccagaaaaacgaccatgtatagtaaggctgttttttttctcccagaaaaacgaccatgtatagtaaggcattttttttctcccaaaaaaaacgaccatgtatagtaaggcttttttttttctccccaaaaaacgaccatgtatagtaaggcattttttttctccccaaaaaacgaccatgtatagtaaggcattttttttctccgaaaaaaaaccgaccatgtatagtaaggcatcttttttctccccaaaaaaacggaccatgtatagtgaggcattttatttctccccaaaaaacgaccatgtatagtaaggcattttgtttctccgaaaaaaaaaaaccgaccatgtatagtaaggcttttttttttctccgaaaaaaaacgaccatgtatagtaaggcattttttttctcccaaaaaaacgaccatgtatagtaaggctttttttttctccgaaaaaaaacgaccatgtatagtaaggcatttttttttctcccaaaaaaacgaccatgtatagtaaggcttttttttctcccaaaaaaatgaccatgtatagtaaggcttttttttttctccccaaaaaacgaccatgtatagtaaggcttttttttttctccccaaaaaacgaccatgtatagtaaggcattttttttctcccaaaaaaacgaccatgtatagtaaggcattttttttctcccccccaaaaaatgaccatgtatagtaaggcattttttttctcccaaaaaaacgaccatgtatagtaaggctttttttttcctccgaaaaaaaaacgaccatgtatagtaaggctttttttttctctcccagaaaaatgaccatgtatagtaaggcattttttttctcccccccaaaaaaatgaccatgtatagtagggcattttttttctcccaaaaaaacgaccatgtatggtaaggctttttttttgtccgaaaaaaaaaacgaccagtatagtaaggcatttttttctcccaaaaaaaacgaccatgtatagtaaggcattttttttctcccaaaaaaacgaccatgtatagtaaggcttttttttttctcccccaaaaaaacgaccatgtacagtaaggcttttttttttctcccaaaaaaacgaccatgtatatagtaagccattttttttctcccccccaaaaaaataaccatgtatagtaaggcattttttttctcccaaaaaaacgaccatgtatagtaaggcattttatttctccccaaaaaacgaccatgtatagtaaggcattttgtttctccgaaaaaaaaaaaccgaccatgtatagtaaggctttttttttctccgaaaaaaaacgaccatgtatagtaaggcattttttttctcccaaaaaaacgaccatgtatagtaaggctttttttttctccgaaaaaaaacgaccatgtatagtaaggcattttttttctcccaaaaaaacgaccatgtatagtaaggcttttttttctcccaaaaaaatgaccatgtatagtaaggcttttttttttctccccaaaaaacaaccatgtatagtaaggctttttttttctcccagaaaaacgaccatgtatagtaaggcattttttttctcccaaaaaaacgaccatgtatagtaaggcaaaaaaaaattccccccaaaaaacgaccatgtatagtaaggcatgtttttttctcccaaaaacacgaccatgtatagtaaggcatttttgtttctcccaaaaaaacgaccatgtatagtaaggcttttttttttctcccagaaaaatgaccatgtatagtaaggcttttttttttctcccagaaaaacgaccatgtatagtaaggctgttttttttctcccagaaaaacgaccatgtatagtaaggcattttttttctcccaaaaaaaacgaccatgtatagtaaggcttttttttttctccccaaaaaacgaccatgtatagtaaggcattttttttctccccaaaaaacgaccatgtatagtaaggcattttttttctccgaaaaaaaaccgaccatgtatagtaaggcatcttttttctccccaaaaaaacggaccatgtatagtgaggcattttatttctccccaaaaaacgaccatgtatagtaaggcattttgtttctccgaaaaaaaaaaaccgaccatgtatagtaaggcttttttttttctccgaaaaaaaacgaccatgtatagtaaggcattttttttctcccaaaaaaacgaccatgtatagtaaggctttttttttctccgaaaaaaaacgaccatgtatagtaaggcatttttttttctcccaaaaaaacgaccatgtatagtaaggcttttttttctcccaaaaaaatgaccatgtatagtaaggcttttttttttctccccaaaaaacgaccatgtatagtaaggcttttttttttctccccaaaaaacgaccatgtatagtaaggcattttttttctcccaaaaaaacgaccatgtatagtaaggcattttttttctcccccccaaaaaatgaccatgtatagtaaggcattttttttctcccaaaaaaacgaccatgtatagtaaggctttttttttcctccgaaaaaaaaacgaccatgtatagtaaggctttttttttctctcccagaaaaatgaccatgtatagtaaggcattttttttctcccccccaaaaaaatgaccatgtatagtagggcatttttttttctcccaaaaaaacgaccatgtatggtaaggctttttttttgtccgaaaaaaaaaacgaccagtatagtaaggcatttttttctcccaaaaaaaacgaccatgtatagtaaggcattttttttctcccaaaaaaacgaccatgtatagtaaggcttttttttttctcccccaaaaaaacgaccatgtacagtaaggcttttttttttctcccaaaaaaacgaccatgtatatagtaagccattttttttctcccccccaaaaaaataaccatgtatagtaaggcattttttttctcccaaaaaaacgaccatgtatagtaaggcatttttttttttctccccaaaaaaaccgaccatgtatagtaaggcttttttttttctcccaaaaaaacgaccatgtatagtaaggcattttttttctccgaaaaaaaaaaacgaccatgtagtaaggctttttttttctccgaaaaaaacgaccatgtatagtaaggctttttttttctcccaaaaaaacgaccatgtatagtaaggcattttttttctcccaaaaaaacggccatgtatagtaaggctttttttttctcccaaaaaaacgaccatgtatagtaaggcttttttttttctccccaaaaaacgaccatgtatagtaaggcttttttttttctccccaaaaaacgaccatgtatagtaaggcattttttttctcccaaaaaaacgaccatgtatagtaaggcattttttttctcccccccaaaaaattaccatgtatagtaaggcattttttttctcccaaaaaaacgaccatgtatagtaaggctttttttttttctccgaaaaaaaaacgaccatgtatagtaaggcattttttttctccccaaaaaaacggaccatgtataatgaggcattttttttctccccaaaaaacgagcatgtatagtaaggcattttttttctccgaaaaaaaaacgaccatgtatagtaaggctttttttcagacgaaaaaacgaccatgtatagtaaggcttttttttttctcccagaaaaacgaccatgtatagtaaggcttttttttttctcccccaaaaaaacgaccatgtatagtaaggcattttttttctcccaaaaaaacgaccatgtatagtaaggcattttatttctccccaaaaaacgaccatgtatagtaaggcatttctttttctcccaaaaacacgaccatgtatagtaaggcttttttttttctcccaaaaacacgaccatgtatagtaaggcttttttttttctcccaaaaaaacgaccatgtatagtaagccatttttttttctcccaaaaaaacgaccatgtatagtaaggcttttttttctcccagaaaaacgaccatgtatagtaaggctgttttttttctcccagaaaaacgaccatgtatagtaaggcattttttttctcccaaaaaaacgaccatgtatagtaaggcttttttttttctccccaaaaaacgaccatgtatagtaaggcattttttttctcccaaaaaaacgaccatgtatagtaaggcattttttttctcccccccaaaaaatgaccatgtatagtaaggcattttttttctccccaaaaaaacggaccatgtatagtgaggcattttttttctccccaaaaaacgaccatgtatagtaaggcattttttttctccgaaaaaaaaacgaccatgtacagtaaggcttttttttttctcccaaaaaaacgaccatgtatatagtaaggcattttttttctcccccccaaaaaaataaccatgtatagtaaggcattttttttctcccaaaaaaacgaccatgtatagtaaggcattttatttctccccaaaaaacgaccatgtatagtaaggcatttctttttctcccaaaaacacgaccatgtatagtaaggctttttttttctcccaaaaacacgaccatgtatagtaaggcatttttttttctcccaaaaaaacgaccatgtatagtaaggcattttttttctccccccaaaaaaattaccatgtatagtaaggcattttttttctcccaaaaaaacgaccatgtatagtaaggctttttttttttctccgaaaaaaaaacgaccatgtatagtaaggcattttttttctccccaaaaaaacggaccatgtataatgaggcattttttttctccccaaaaaacgagcatgtatagtaaggcattttttttctccgaaaaaaaaacgaccatgtatagtaaggctttttttcagacgaaaaaacgaccatgtatagtaagggttttttttttctccccaaaaaacgaccaagtatagtaaggcttttttttttctcccagaaaaacgaccatgtatagtaaggcttttttttttctcccccaaaaaaacgaccatgtatagtaaggcattttttttctcccaaaaaaacgaccatgtatagtaaggcattttatttctccccaaaaaacgaccatgtatagtaaggcatttctttttctcccaaaaacacgaccatgtatagtaaggcttttttttttctcccaaaaacacgaccatgtatagtaaggcatttttttttctcccaaaaaaacgaccatgtatagtaaggcatttttttttctcccaaaaaaacgaccatgtatagtaaggcttttttttctcccagaaaaacgaccatgtatagtaaggctgttttttttctcccagaaaaacgaccatgtatagtaaggcattttttttctcccaaaaaaacgaccatgtatagtaaggcttttttttttctccccaaaaaacgaccatgtatagtaaggcattttttttctcccaaaaaaacgaccatgtatagtaaggcattttttttctccccccaaaaaaatgaccatgtatagtaaggcattttttttctccccaaaaaaacggaccatgtacagtgaggcattttttttctccccaaaaaacgaccatgtatagtaaggcattttttttctccgaaaaaaaaaacgaccatgtacagtaaggcttttttttttctcccaaaaaaacgaccatgtatatagtaaggcattttttttctcccccccaaaaaaataaccatgtatagtaagccatttttttctcccaaaaaaacgaccatgtatagtaaggcattttttttttctccccaaaaaaaacgaccatgtatagtaaggctttttttttctcccaaaaaaacgaccatgtatagtaaggcattttttttctccgaaaaaaaaaaacgaccatgtatagtaaggctttttttttctcccaaaaaaacgaccatgtatagtaaggcattttttttctcccaaaaaaacggccatgtatagtaaggctttttttttctcccaaaaaaacgaccatgtatagtaaggctttttttccagacgaaaaaacgaccatgtatagtaaggctgtttttttttccgacaaaaaaacgaccatgtatagtaaggctttttttttccgacaaaaaaacgaccatgtatagtaaggcttttttttccgacaaaaaacgaccatgtatagtaaggctttttttttccgacaaaaaaacgaccatgtatagtaaggcttttttttccgacaaaaaaatgaccatgtatagtaaggcttttttttccgacaaaaaacgaccatgtatagtaaggcttttttttccgacaaaaaaatgaccatgtatagtaaggcttttttttccgacgaaaaaacgaccatgtatagtaaggctttttttttttttttttttttttttttttaaatcctagtcatacttactaaactcattgcccctctttccagtaaacaggctaacagccctgtggtctagtggtagagtgtctaccctcagacactgaagttgtggTTTCGAtcgcaggctgagtcaaaccaaatgaccatgtatagtaaggctttttttttccgacaaaaaaaacgaccatgtatagtaaggttttttttttcagacaaaaaaaacgaccatgtatagtaaggctttttttttcgacaaaaaaacgaccatgtatagtaaggcttttttttttctgacaaaaaaacgaccatgtatactaaggctttttttttcgacaaaaaaacgaccatgtatagtaaggtttttttttccgacaaaaaaacgaccatgtatagtaaggcttttttttccgacaaaaaaacgaccatgtaaagtaaggctttttttttcccgacaaaaaaacgaccatgtatagtaaggcttttttttttccaacaaaaaaacgaccatgtatagtaagggtttttttttttttttttttttttttttttttttttttaaaatcctagtcatacttactaaactcattgcccctctttccagtaaacaggctaacagccctgtggtctagtggtagagtgtctaccctcagacactgaagttgtgggttcgatcgcaggctgagtcaaaccaaatgaccatgtatagtaaggctttttttttccgacaaaaaaaacgaccaggcagtaaggcttttttttccgacaaaaaaacgaccatgtaaagtaaggctttttttttccgacaaaaaaacgaccatgtatagtaaggcttttttttttcagacaaaaaaaacgaccatgtatagtaaggctttttttccgacaaaaaaaacgaccatgtatagtaaggcttttttttttctgacaaaaaaacgaccatgtatactaaggctttttttttcgacaaaaagacgaccatgtatagtaaggcttttttttttctccccaaaaaactaccatgtatagtaaggctttttttttccgacaaaaaaacgaccatgtatag is a genomic window containing:
- the LOC144003446 gene encoding SLAM family member 5-like isoform X2, which encodes MARVLLFRELVLASMLVFLRASLEAAASVLHLQQVAYQGEAVTLSSGSDPSRELASIKWSVFFNQTWIATFHGGKINTERFFLFRGRLALNASSGDLTIRNVSQEDAVDYSVELVDTEKRSVERVVKLVVKRHLQKPNIRTLFSVHSDGGCWVGLRCLSPDLDANLSWMVKPPLGTAYNMCDQDGKGGVVLASLAFRDITHFTCTSSRNPENVSDSIRVECAMASGWRPRERNSLFVLAGIVSGGILLTVMLRCSRG
- the LOC144003446 gene encoding SLAM family member 5-like isoform X1, which codes for MARVLLFRELVLASMLVFLRASLEAAASVLHLQQVAYQGEAVTLSSGSDPSRELASIKWSVFFNQTWIATFHGGKINTERFFLFRGRLALNASSGDLTIRNVSQEDAVDYSVELVDTEKRSVERVVKLVVKRHLQKPNIRTLFSVHSDGGCWVGLRCLSPDLDANLSWMVKPPLGTAYNMCDQDGKGGVVLASLAFRDITHFTCTSSRNPENVSDSIRVECAMASGWRPRERNSLFVLAGIVSGGILLTVMLRCSRAG
- the LOC144003446 gene encoding SLAM family member 5-like isoform X3 encodes the protein MLVFLRASLEAAASVLHLQQVAYQGEAVTLSSGSDPSRELASIKWSVFFNQTWIATFHGGKINTERFFLFRGRLALNASSGDLTIRNVSQEDAVDYSVELVDTEKRSVERVVKLVVKRHLQKPNIRTLFSVHSDGGCWVGLRCLSPDLDANLSWMVKPPLGTAYNMCDQDGKGGVVLASLAFRDITHFTCTSSRNPENVSDSIRVECAMASGWRPRERNSLFVLAGIVSGGILLTVMLRCSRAG